The bacterium genome includes the window GCTCCTTGACAGGATTGACATTCATCTCGACGTCCCCGCTGTTAAATTTAAGGATATATCAAGCAGGGTTCCCGCTGAAAGCTCGGCGGAAATCAAACTTAGAATAAATAAAGCGCGGGACATACAGGAAAAAAGGTTCAGAAACAATAAAAAAATTTTTTGCAACAGCCATATGGGGCATAAAGACATCAAAAAATACTGTGAGATAGATGAAATTTCGCTGAATCTTCTAAAAGATGCCATCCAGAAAATGGGTTTTTCCGCGCGTGCCTACGACCGCATCCTAAAAGTTTCCCGCACGATTGCCGATTTGGAAGGGTCAGAATCCATTCAACAGCAACATATCCTGGAGGCTATTCAATACCGGAGCCTGGACAGGGGCGAGAATAAGTTTTGAAATGGTGTTTACAATATTGGATTAATTGAAAACATCTTTCCGGAGAAAATTCAGGCCAAATATTTTTGTTCTCAATGTTTTTCCAAGGTCTTTTAATTCCTTGGAATATTTAGAAGACAACGGCCCCGTGGAACTTTTAGATTTATCTTACAGAATGGCAGCACAGGTATGATAAATATTACTAAACGCACGAAAATGAAAATAGAGGATGATTTAAGGGAGTCAGAAGAAAGATTTAGGAGTGTGGTAGATAATATTGGTATCGGTGTATCGCTCATCGGTCCGGCCATGGAAATATTATCCATGAATAAACAAATGAGAAAATGGTTTCCAGATATCGATATTACCAAAAAACCGGTTTGTTACCGGGCTTTTAATAAACCGCCCAGAAAAAATATATGCAATTATTGCCCAACCTGTAAGACATTAAAAGACGGCCGGGTCCATGAATCAGTTACCGACACACCTGCAGGCGGTAAAATTATTAATTATAGAATAATTTCTTCTGCAATTAAAAATAAAGAAGGAAAGATTATTGCAGCGATAGAGATAGTAGAAGATATTACCAAGCGCAAAGAGGTGGAAGATGCCCTGAGAAAGTCTAAGGAAGAACTACATAAACAGAAATTGGCTTTGGAACAGAAAAATCTGGCTCTTAAAGAAATGATAGAGTATATTGAAAGAACGAAAATTGATATGAAAGAAAATATAGCAATTAATGTAAATGAGTTATTGCTGCCAATTTTAAAAAAACTTAAAATAAAAGGGGCGTCTTCCAAGTATATTAATTTACTCCAGTATCATTTGGAAAATTTGGTTTCTTCCTTTGGACGTAAGATTACGGAAAAAACCACTAAATTAACAGCCCGGGAAATCGAAATTTGTAATATGTTAAAAGGCGGTTTTACAAGCAAAGATGTCTCGGAGCTTTTAAATATTTCCCGGCAGACAATCGAGAAACACCGTAAAAATATAAGAAGAAAGTTAAACATATCTAACGAAAAGGTTAATTTAATTTCTTTCCTGCAAAGACTCTAACCAAGAGAAAGCTCTTCTATATTATGGGTATTTTTATACCCATTATATAACCATTAAAGCCCTATTGATGTTTTTTGCTTAATAAAATAATATAATACAATTATACATATCTTAATTTAGAATCATAAAGGAGGTAAAATTATGGCGAAGAAAATATTTAGCAGAGAGAGAAAAGTGATATTCCACCTTGATGCACCTGACGCAAACGATGTATTGTTAACAGGTGATTTTAATTCGTGGAATGAAGCCGGCTTAAAAATGAAAAAGAATCAAAACGGGAAATGGAGTGTAGAAGTAAACCTTGAACCGGGTAAATATGAGTATAAATTTATTGTTGATGGCCGGTGGTGGACAGACCCATTAAATACCGAGACCGTTACAAATTCATTTGGTTCTTTAAATTCAGTAAAAGAAGTAGAATTCTGATTCATTTTACAATTTTCGCCGGGGCAAAGCGACTATGAGAATAGCTATTTTTTCGTGGGAATCTGCTCACTCTATATATATAGGTGGTGTGGCGATTCATGTTACTGAACTTGCGGCCGCCCTGGAGAGAAAGGGCCACGAAGTTCATGTGTTCACGCGAATGGGTAGGTCTAACCATTCTCTATATGAGCGCATAGAAGGTGTTCATTATCATAGGTGTCCTTTTGCTTCAAGCCCGGATTTTATAGAAGAAATAAATAACATGTGCCGTTCATTTGTGGATACATTTTTTCAAACTGAGGATTATATAGGGCATTTTGATATAATCCATGCGCATGATTGGTTGACCACCAATGCGTTGGCCTGGATAAAAATCGGGAGGCCCCGAAAGTCGGTAATTACCATTCATTCTACTGAATATGGGAGGTGCGGTAATAACTTTTTCGATGGTAATTCAAAAAGAATAAGGCATCTTGAGTGGTATGGAACATATTGCGCTGATAAAGTTATTGCAGTATCGCAATCTTTAAAAAATGAGATTATGTGGATATACAATGTGCCTGATGGAAAGATTAATGTCATATATAATGGTATAAATTGCAGAAATTATGACGGCTGGATAGATGTTGCGTCTGTCCGGAGAAGATATGATATAGGTCCGATGGATCCAATGGTATTATTTGTAGGAAGAATGGTGTATCAAAAGGGCATTGACATTTTAATAGAGGCTGTGCCATACATACTTAGATTTTATAATAACGCAAAATTTGTTTTTATAGGTGATGGAGGAATGCGCCGGTCCATTGAGGAGAGAGCCCGGCAGTTAGGCGTAAGTTATGCAACCAGATTTCTCGGACATCATAACGGAAACGGCATTACAGATATTTATAAAGCTACAGATTGTGTTTGTGTGCCCAGCAGGAATGAACCCTTTGGAATTGTTATTCTTGAAGCATGGAGTGCAGATAAGCCAGTGATTGCGAGTGTCCATGGCGGCCCGTCAGAAATAGTATGGCATGATGTTAATGGGTTAAAGATTTATCCAAATGTAGACTCTGTGGCATGGGGTGTAGGAACTTTATTTTCCAATTTTGAACATGCGCGGTGGATGGGTAGAAATGGACGTGCCGCAGTTGAAACAGCATTTTCATGGGATGTAATAGTAAATCAGGTGTTGACAGTTTATAACAATTAGTGATCATTTCAATTATTGTCAATAAAAATTACAACAACATTATATTCTGGAAGCTATTCAATACCGGAGCCTGGACAGGGGCGAGAATAAGTTTTGAAATTGAAATAGAGTAACAGGCATATACTAAAAGGCTTATATCAAATACCGCTTTGATATATTTTTGTACATTTCTGAAAATCCCCAATACTTTGTGTGTGCCAGCCCAAATGCGGACCGAAGGTCTAATTTTATGTTTTCGTCCACATCGTAAAAATCCAGGTGCCCGCTGATGGGATCTTTTGGATTCCAGAAATTCATCCAATAGACTTTTTTATCGAGAATAGATTGATAAGGATTTTCGATTTCAGTCTCGTCTTTTTTTAAATTGAGGTTTAAGCTTTTGAAACTGTGGAAATGGGAGAGGATTTGACGCCGGATAAATTCTTCGGGTTTGGTGTGTTCCCGGAAGAAGAAGGCGATCTTATCCAGGGGTGAGCCGAATGTGACAAAACCTTTTATCTTCCCTGCGTTTGCCTTCATACCGGGGTCAACGTTCATCTGGAGATTTATTCTGTTAAGGCAGTCATAACCTATTACGCTTCCAAGGGAATGGCCTGCCACGATTATTTGGCCGTATCGTTCGTCTTTAAGAAGAAGCTTGAGATGTTCCACCGCTCCATCCAGGATTTGTTTTCTTATCTCGAATGTTTTTGATTTGATGTCTGTTGAGGTATAGGCTACCACGTCACCAAGATAGCTGATGAGGACCTGTTTGGCTTCATTCAGGAACAAATTGATGACCGGATCCAAATAACTTATCCTTGTTATTTTAATAAAAGAAAGTAATCTGAGAAATACGCCCATGTGTCTGAGATACCAATATTTTTCAAATTTTCCGTTTTTGAAGGCTTTCACCCCCAATTCTTCATATTTGGCAGCCAGTTTGTTGTTTTCTTCGTAGAATTTTCCCGCGCCGTCCGATGTGGTAATCAGCCAGTCGAATATTTCCTGGAGATTTACCCGCCTTTGCGGAATATTGGCCCAATAATGTTCAAAAAAATCAATCGGTGTGCCGCTTTGATCAAGTTTCAGAGATACATAATTTTCAATCCAGCCTTTTCTTTTTTCGCATTTATGCAGGCATGTCACCTTGCGAGGCATATTTTCTTTTTCAAGCAACGACCAGAAAGGCCTTACAAAACTATCCAGTGTTTCGTAAGGATTTTGTTCGCCGATACCGTGGATTATGAGAAAAGCAGCCGGTTTTTCCGCCCACATGTTTGCCTCCTATTATCAAATATAATAAATTATCTCAATTATATTTCATATCCGGACATTTTTACAAATATTTTTTAGTTTTCGGTTTTTATCCATCCGCACAAAAATTTCTCACCGGCCATATTTTCTGGTAAAATACAATTAAGTTACATAAATTATTGGCACTTTTTCGGCTCCACTAAAAATTAAAGTAACAGAGCACTGGATAAAACAAAAGAAGAAAGTTTATGAGAAAATCAAAAATGATTAATATCTCATTTAGTATATTTCTGGTTTTGTTTTTTCTATTTTCACCGCTGTCCGCTGAAATAATTCCTCCGGCTGAACTGGATAATACAGTTTTGACTGAAAAAATCCGTAAGGATGTAAAAATGCTTGTTGTTTACAGGGACGGGTTGGTAACGATAATGAATTTCTTAAAAACTGAGCCGGTTTTTTCATCCGTGAAAAAAGAAGGTTCAAAACAGCGGTCTATGCCGACGCGCGAAGAAAAGGAAGTCCTCTGGAATACATGGAAAAGTTTTCTGGACTATTATATCGCGCTGGATTCTCTTAAACAATACTACAGTAAATTCAATGATATCAAAGATGACAAGTTAAAAAAAGATTCGTTTTCAATTTTTCATTCTGCCTTTATTGTCCAATACCGGTTTGCGCTTGATTTTATCAGTGAGATAGAAAAAAATCCGCATTTTGATACCGTTCTTAATGAACCTGTGGTTGAGCTGGGTTTACCTGAAAAAACATACGACAATTTTAAATTTGAATTTCTGAATATGATAAAAGCGAGTGAATTTGCCGCTTTGAATATTGTCCGGAAATTTTATGGAAAATCTGATATTGATGAAATTATAGAACAAGATAAAAAGAAAATCTGGGACGCGGGGAAAGGGAAAGGAGAGGTTTTAACAATAAAAAACGCATTTGATGTTATTGGAAAAATTGGTTCTTCAGTTTTTATACCTGTCCAGGAGGGAGTTTCGACATGGATGGGAGATACCCGTGTAAGGCGTAAAGGAGAATCACTGATTTCACAGGAACAGATTGCGGGAATGCTTCCTGAACTGCAGCCGGGTGATATCTTGCTTGAAAGGCGGGAATGGTATATATCTAATATAGGATTGCCCGGATTTTGGACCCACGCTGCGCTTTTTATCGGTTCACCCAAAGATAGAAAAAAATATTTTGAGACCGAGGAAATAAAAAACTGGGTAAAAGAACAGGGGCAAAAAGACGGAGATTTTGAAGAACTGCTTAAATCAAAATATCCAAAAGCTTATGAATTAAGCCTTAAACAGCAGGAAGAAGGGCATATCCCGCGCGTTTTGGAAGCTATTGGAGAAGGTGTTTCATTTACAACTCTCGAGCATTCAGGAGCCGCGGATTCATTAGGAGTATTGCGCCCGAAATTGGCTAAAATTGAAAAAGCGAACGCCTTGTTAAGGGCTTTTCAATATAGCGGCAGGCCGTATGATTTTAATTTTGATTTTTTAACGGACGCGGAACTGGTTTGTTCCGAGCTTATTTACAAGGTGTATGAACCCTCAAAAGATTATAATGGTTTAAAACTTCCGCTGGATAAGGTCATAGGCCGCCTGCTTCTTTCCCCGAATGAAATCTGCCGTATTTTTGACAATGAATTAAACTCCGGGAATCAGCAGATGGCTTTTGTTTTGTTTCTTGACGGAAATGAAAAACAAGACAAGGCGATAGAAACAGGCGCGGACGAATTCAGAAAAAGC containing:
- a CDS encoding glycogen-binding domain-containing protein, whose translation is MAKKIFSRERKVIFHLDAPDANDVLLTGDFNSWNEAGLKMKKNQNGKWSVEVNLEPGKYEYKFIVDGRWWTDPLNTETVTNSFGSLNSVKEVEF
- a CDS encoding YiiX/YebB-like N1pC/P60 family cysteine hydrolase encodes the protein MRKSKMINISFSIFLVLFFLFSPLSAEIIPPAELDNTVLTEKIRKDVKMLVVYRDGLVTIMNFLKTEPVFSSVKKEGSKQRSMPTREEKEVLWNTWKSFLDYYIALDSLKQYYSKFNDIKDDKLKKDSFSIFHSAFIVQYRFALDFISEIEKNPHFDTVLNEPVVELGLPEKTYDNFKFEFLNMIKASEFAALNIVRKFYGKSDIDEIIEQDKKKIWDAGKGKGEVLTIKNAFDVIGKIGSSVFIPVQEGVSTWMGDTRVRRKGESLISQEQIAGMLPELQPGDILLERREWYISNIGLPGFWTHAALFIGSPKDRKKYFETEEIKNWVKEQGQKDGDFEELLKSKYPKAYELSLKQQEEGHIPRVLEAIGEGVSFTTLEHSGAADSLGVLRPKLAKIEKANALLRAFQYSGRPYDFNFDFLTDAELVCSELIYKVYEPSKDYNGLKLPLDKVIGRLLLSPNEICRIFDNELNSGNQQMAFVLFLDGNEKQDKAIETGADEFRKSWKRPKWHIIVQKSADEKQEK
- a CDS encoding glycosyltransferase family 4 protein; translation: MRIAIFSWESAHSIYIGGVAIHVTELAAALERKGHEVHVFTRMGRSNHSLYERIEGVHYHRCPFASSPDFIEEINNMCRSFVDTFFQTEDYIGHFDIIHAHDWLTTNALAWIKIGRPRKSVITIHSTEYGRCGNNFFDGNSKRIRHLEWYGTYCADKVIAVSQSLKNEIMWIYNVPDGKINVIYNGINCRNYDGWIDVASVRRRYDIGPMDPMVLFVGRMVYQKGIDILIEAVPYILRFYNNAKFVFIGDGGMRRSIEERARQLGVSYATRFLGHHNGNGITDIYKATDCVCVPSRNEPFGIVILEAWSADKPVIASVHGGPSEIVWHDVNGLKIYPNVDSVAWGVGTLFSNFEHARWMGRNGRAAVETAFSWDVIVNQVLTVYNN
- a CDS encoding LuxR C-terminal-related transcriptional regulator — its product is MINITKRTKMKIEDDLRESEERFRSVVDNIGIGVSLIGPAMEILSMNKQMRKWFPDIDITKKPVCYRAFNKPPRKNICNYCPTCKTLKDGRVHESVTDTPAGGKIINYRIISSAIKNKEGKIIAAIEIVEDITKRKEVEDALRKSKEELHKQKLALEQKNLALKEMIEYIERTKIDMKENIAINVNELLLPILKKLKIKGASSKYINLLQYHLENLVSSFGRKITEKTTKLTAREIEICNMLKGGFTSKDVSELLNISRQTIEKHRKNIRRKLNISNEKVNLISFLQRL